A region from the Natronorubrum halophilum genome encodes:
- a CDS encoding carbohydrate ABC transporter permease: protein MKSVLELLRSVRRERSENRERERSSRKRRIRTDGGTVEERSTLRRVLDSDMVQSAPFWLPPFLLMGFFVYAAIGWNFLLSLTEYSGFDSPDYSNLGLHNYQKMLDDPGMWAATRNTLVLLVGFTVVCLIVGLVLALLLDREIRFSRSFRTIYLLPFALSFIVTAQFWRWMYNPNNGIINQFFGLFGLGPYSWLGSPRLVLGSVIFALVWQFSGYTMIIYLAALRSIPTDQYEAARADGASTFRMYRRVIIPQLRPAMVSASVVLVLFALKAFDFLYAISGGYRPRRGADILATKMVRESFGRSEWAYGSSIALLLFVLSLAVIAPYLYSQYKRGNL from the coding sequence ATGAAATCTGTTTTAGAACTATTGCGTAGCGTCCGGCGTGAGCGGAGTGAGAACCGCGAACGCGAACGGTCGAGCCGAAAGCGGCGCATCAGGACGGACGGAGGCACCGTCGAGGAGCGATCGACGCTCCGTCGCGTACTCGACAGCGACATGGTCCAGTCGGCGCCGTTCTGGCTGCCGCCGTTCCTGTTGATGGGGTTTTTCGTGTACGCCGCGATCGGGTGGAATTTCCTGCTCTCGCTGACGGAGTACTCGGGCTTCGACAGTCCCGATTACAGCAACCTGGGTCTTCACAACTATCAGAAGATGTTGGACGATCCGGGGATGTGGGCGGCGACTCGAAACACGCTGGTCCTGCTCGTCGGGTTTACCGTCGTGTGCCTGATCGTCGGCCTCGTCCTGGCCCTGTTGCTCGACCGCGAAATCCGTTTCAGCAGGTCGTTCCGAACGATCTACCTCCTCCCGTTCGCCCTCTCGTTCATCGTCACGGCCCAGTTCTGGCGGTGGATGTACAACCCGAACAACGGCATCATCAACCAGTTCTTCGGCCTGTTCGGTCTCGGTCCGTACAGCTGGCTGGGGAGTCCGCGACTCGTACTGGGGTCGGTGATATTCGCGCTCGTCTGGCAGTTCAGCGGGTACACGATGATCATCTACCTCGCTGCGCTCCGGTCGATCCCCACCGATCAGTACGAGGCCGCGCGGGCCGACGGGGCGAGTACGTTTCGGATGTATCGGCGCGTGATTATTCCGCAGTTGCGTCCGGCGATGGTTAGTGCGTCCGTCGTACTGGTGTTGTTCGCGCTGAAAGCCTTCGACTTCCTGTACGCGATCTCCGGCGGCTACCGACCCCGCCGCGGGGCCGATATCCTGGCGACCAAGATGGTTCGCGAGTCGTTCGGCCGCTCCGAGTGGGCGTACGGGTCGTCGATCGCACTCTTGTTGTTCGTGTTGTCGCTGGCGGTCATCGCGCCGTACCTGTACAGTCAGTACAAGCGAGGGAACCTATGA
- a CDS encoding carbohydrate ABC transporter permease, giving the protein MSEKSVTTEQTAPESSTGEITLRDVGLYATLAGLVVFYLLPIESGLVTSIKSSEAVRETFPFLPPLSASGITFEKWQVAFDYLAPGMVNSVLFTIPSTLLCAIFGSMAAYGLTLVKWRGQVAVLALFIAGVFVPYQAVIVPLFQFWSQYMQLGARLSFLWGLPLLEPHHATILELIITHTAYGIPIVTLLFRSQYKTMSDEMIEAARLDGASIWRVYRRIVLPLSIPMFAVVFIFQFTQIWNEFLFSLTIIGSVNNPAASATLILSGLGEALEGTDYPLRMAGAFITALPTLLVYVLFADKFAEGVQT; this is encoded by the coding sequence ATGAGCGAGAAATCAGTTACGACCGAACAGACGGCGCCGGAGAGTTCGACGGGGGAGATTACGCTCAGAGACGTGGGGCTGTACGCGACGCTGGCCGGCCTCGTCGTATTCTATCTCCTGCCGATCGAGTCGGGACTCGTGACGTCGATCAAGTCATCGGAAGCGGTGAGAGAAACGTTCCCGTTCCTCCCGCCCCTCAGCGCCAGCGGAATCACGTTCGAGAAGTGGCAGGTCGCGTTCGACTACCTCGCGCCGGGGATGGTCAACAGCGTGTTGTTCACCATTCCGTCGACGCTCCTCTGTGCGATCTTCGGCAGCATGGCGGCCTACGGACTGACGCTGGTCAAGTGGCGCGGTCAGGTCGCCGTGCTCGCGCTGTTCATCGCGGGCGTCTTCGTCCCCTATCAGGCGGTGATCGTTCCGCTCTTCCAGTTCTGGAGCCAGTACATGCAGCTGGGCGCGCGCCTCTCGTTCCTGTGGGGTCTCCCACTGCTCGAGCCACACCACGCGACGATCCTCGAGCTGATCATCACGCACACGGCGTACGGGATCCCGATTGTGACGCTGCTGTTTCGCTCGCAGTACAAGACGATGTCCGACGAGATGATTGAGGCCGCGAGGCTCGACGGCGCGTCGATCTGGCGGGTCTACCGACGGATCGTTCTGCCGCTGTCGATACCGATGTTCGCGGTCGTGTTCATCTTCCAGTTCACCCAGATCTGGAACGAGTTCCTGTTCTCGCTGACGATCATCGGGAGCGTCAACAATCCGGCCGCGTCTGCGACCCTTATCCTGTCCGGACTCGGCGAGGCGCTCGAGGGGACCGACTACCCGCTCCGAATGGCGGGCGCGTTCATCACGGCGCTCCCGACATTACTCGTCTACGTGCTGTTCGCCGACAAGTTCGCGGAGGGGGTACAGACATGA
- a CDS encoding ABC transporter ATP-binding protein translates to MAETQLDDVRKVFTEDDGSEIVAVNDVSIDIEDGEFLVLVGPSGCGKSTTLRMIAGLETITDGAIRLDDRVVNDLPAKDRDIAMVFQSYALYPHMTVRENMSFGLEESTDLSDDEIGARVEETAEMMGINDLLDRKPAELSGGQQQRVALGRAIVREPSVFLMDEPLSNLDAKLRAQMRTELQQLQEKLETTTVYVTHDQTEAMTMGDRIAILDGGELQQVGTPLECYHEPANVFVADFIGEPAMNFFDVTRRDADDGGAVLVGEHLEYAISEDVSAAVGDRTELVLGVRPEDVGIEISDGERQREDGHAVPATVTVVEPTGDENIVYLALGDGGSEADTVIATIDGMSQTEAGERVMVHIPEDAIHVFDAKTSDALHNRRVEHSEPRIPNA, encoded by the coding sequence ATGGCAGAAACCCAACTCGACGACGTACGAAAGGTGTTCACGGAAGACGACGGCAGCGAGATCGTTGCCGTCAATGATGTATCGATCGACATCGAGGACGGGGAGTTCCTCGTTCTCGTCGGACCGTCCGGCTGCGGCAAGTCGACGACGCTCCGGATGATCGCGGGACTGGAGACGATCACGGACGGCGCGATCCGTCTCGACGACCGCGTGGTCAACGACCTGCCCGCGAAAGACCGGGATATCGCGATGGTGTTCCAGTCCTACGCGCTCTACCCGCACATGACCGTCCGGGAGAACATGTCGTTCGGGCTCGAGGAATCCACCGACCTCTCGGACGACGAGATCGGTGCCCGCGTCGAAGAGACCGCCGAGATGATGGGAATCAACGACCTGCTGGACCGGAAACCGGCCGAGCTCTCGGGCGGGCAACAACAGCGCGTCGCGCTCGGCCGGGCGATCGTCCGCGAACCGTCGGTCTTCCTGATGGACGAGCCGCTGTCGAATCTCGACGCCAAACTCCGCGCGCAGATGCGCACGGAGCTCCAGCAGCTCCAGGAGAAACTCGAGACGACGACGGTCTACGTCACGCACGATCAGACGGAGGCGATGACCATGGGCGACCGGATCGCCATCCTCGACGGCGGCGAACTTCAGCAGGTTGGGACGCCCCTCGAGTGTTATCACGAACCGGCGAACGTGTTCGTCGCGGACTTCATCGGCGAGCCCGCGATGAACTTCTTCGACGTGACCCGCCGCGATGCGGATGACGGGGGGGCCGTACTCGTCGGCGAGCACCTCGAGTACGCCATCTCGGAGGACGTCTCGGCGGCGGTCGGTGATCGTACCGAACTCGTCCTCGGAGTGCGTCCGGAGGACGTCGGCATCGAAATCAGCGACGGCGAGCGCCAGCGAGAAGACGGTCACGCCGTCCCGGCGACGGTCACCGTCGTCGAGCCGACCGGCGACGAAAACATCGTCTACCTCGCGCTCGGCGACGGTGGGAGCGAAGCCGATACGGTCATCGCGACGATCGACGGCATGAGCCAGACCGAAGCCGGCGAACGCGTGATGGTCCACATTCCCGAGGACGCCATCCACGTCTTCGACGCGAAAACCAGCGACGCGCTACACAACCGCCGCGTCGAGCACTCCGAACCCCGAATACCGAACGCCTGA
- a CDS encoding DUF4013 domain-containing protein, translating to MIGDVLRYPVSDEIGRTALLRCGLGVVAIAVGLRYAVALAPLAVALVPAFVALLGAITLFGTTSFVLGSDEQRPRPSARAVIRSGCEALALATALLVPSIALLAWSLLETPERIALGNGTGLFALVSSTALVFVFIACAYVYPVAVAASVSTGRLRAAAEADALRPALTDATYFLRWTVGFSLVVLATWFAVTTFRRADAVGLVAAAAAAYLLVAGTHAVGLGYARAVGGGSTSKPR from the coding sequence ATGATCGGCGACGTGCTTCGGTACCCGGTCAGCGACGAGATCGGTCGGACGGCGCTTCTCAGGTGCGGTCTCGGTGTCGTCGCGATCGCGGTCGGGTTGCGATACGCGGTGGCACTCGCCCCGTTAGCGGTCGCGCTCGTTCCCGCGTTCGTCGCGCTCCTCGGCGCTATCACCCTGTTCGGAACGACGTCGTTCGTACTCGGTTCCGACGAGCAGCGACCGCGGCCGTCCGCGCGGGCGGTTATCCGCTCCGGATGCGAGGCTCTCGCGTTGGCGACCGCGCTCCTCGTCCCGTCGATCGCTCTGTTGGCGTGGTCGTTGCTGGAGACGCCGGAAAGGATCGCGCTCGGAAACGGAACGGGGCTGTTCGCACTCGTCTCGTCGACCGCGCTGGTGTTCGTTTTCATCGCGTGTGCGTACGTCTACCCTGTCGCGGTTGCCGCGAGCGTGTCGACCGGACGGTTGCGCGCGGCCGCCGAGGCCGACGCCCTGCGTCCCGCGTTGACCGACGCGACGTACTTTCTGCGCTGGACGGTCGGCTTTTCGCTCGTCGTCCTCGCGACGTGGTTCGCCGTCACGACGTTCCGCCGCGCCGACGCGGTGGGGTTGGTCGCCGCGGCGGCCGCCGCCTATCTCCTCGTCGCGGGGACGCACGCCGTCGGTCTCGGCTACGCTCGAGCGGTGGGCGGCGGATCGACGTCGAAGCCGCGGTAG
- a CDS encoding PH domain-containing protein yields the protein MNRLHPLSAVTSALQYGFLWLWIPMVLVLVLGAIFDPINSSWSPLAAPLGFLAGAAYGIAYYYRFEYGITPDTFDVSSGVFARRSREIPYGRIQNVDVRQGVLQRLLGLAIVSIETAGGGDTEASLNFVSESEATRLQDRIRRRTAEVKDRRRKRDAASADRRKSTGTDEPSGDATRADVVSGSEADGTANRGVSESTPPFDGPEPVSDYRDGASGPGRTRRERLFDLEARELLLYSFTSFRPAAVAGVLFVFFLVTDPILDLLVTTAQPFGGPETLDEGSPTNYGILTVISMLNGLVVTYLLSVAYTFATYYGFELGRTGEDFVYERGLLQRYSGSIPVEKVQSVTMTANPLQRLIGYAGMWVETAGYGPESSGGSQSAVPLAEQRRARRFTENLTGVETPKFSSPPTTARRRYLVRYSLVAGAIVAACFAITRVTALERWYLAVVVFAAVPPAAHLQYVHLGYYVGDDHLVIRRGFWQERTTVIPYYRIQTVSTRRSIFQRRLGLASLVVDTASSQTFFWATPTVYDIDLEVAREIQTTSRKRLQSALRERARDDDMGLSPDFT from the coding sequence ATGAATCGACTTCACCCACTCAGCGCGGTTACGTCCGCCCTCCAGTACGGGTTCCTCTGGCTGTGGATACCGATGGTTCTCGTGCTCGTCCTCGGCGCGATATTCGACCCGATCAACTCGTCCTGGTCCCCTCTGGCTGCGCCGCTTGGCTTTCTCGCCGGCGCGGCCTACGGAATCGCCTACTACTACCGGTTCGAGTACGGTATCACCCCCGATACGTTCGACGTTTCGTCGGGCGTGTTCGCCCGCCGCTCACGGGAAATTCCCTACGGCCGAATCCAGAACGTCGACGTTCGACAGGGCGTCCTCCAGCGACTGCTCGGACTCGCCATCGTCTCGATCGAGACCGCCGGCGGCGGCGATACCGAAGCGTCGCTGAACTTCGTCAGCGAGTCGGAAGCGACTCGGCTGCAAGACCGGATCCGACGCCGAACCGCCGAGGTGAAAGACCGCCGGCGAAAGCGCGACGCCGCGAGCGCCGACCGGCGGAAATCGACCGGAACGGACGAGCCGTCGGGCGACGCTACCCGGGCGGATGTCGTCTCCGGCAGTGAGGCCGACGGGACGGCTAATCGGGGCGTTTCGGAGTCGACGCCGCCGTTCGACGGGCCGGAACCCGTCTCGGACTACCGAGATGGCGCGTCCGGTCCGGGTCGGACGCGCCGCGAGCGACTGTTCGACCTCGAGGCGCGGGAACTCCTGCTCTACTCGTTTACGTCGTTCCGGCCCGCAGCCGTGGCCGGCGTTCTGTTCGTCTTCTTCCTCGTGACCGACCCGATTCTCGATCTACTCGTCACCACCGCACAGCCCTTCGGCGGTCCGGAAACGCTCGACGAGGGATCGCCGACCAACTACGGGATTCTGACGGTGATCTCGATGCTCAACGGTCTCGTCGTCACGTACCTGCTGAGCGTCGCCTACACGTTCGCCACCTACTACGGCTTCGAACTCGGGCGCACCGGCGAGGACTTCGTCTACGAGCGCGGGCTCCTCCAGCGCTACAGCGGATCGATTCCCGTAGAGAAAGTGCAGTCGGTGACGATGACCGCCAACCCGCTGCAGCGACTGATCGGCTACGCCGGAATGTGGGTCGAGACCGCCGGCTACGGCCCCGAGAGCAGCGGCGGAAGCCAGTCGGCCGTTCCGCTGGCCGAACAGCGCCGCGCCCGCCGGTTCACCGAAAACCTCACCGGCGTCGAGACGCCGAAATTCAGCTCCCCGCCGACGACGGCTCGGCGGCGGTACCTCGTCCGATACTCGCTGGTCGCCGGTGCCATCGTCGCGGCCTGCTTCGCCATCACGCGGGTCACCGCGCTCGAGCGCTGGTACCTCGCGGTAGTCGTCTTCGCCGCGGTACCGCCGGCGGCCCACCTGCAGTACGTCCACCTGGGCTACTACGTCGGCGACGACCACCTGGTCATCCGGCGTGGCTTCTGGCAGGAGCGAACGACCGTGATCCCCTACTACCGTATTCAGACCGTCTCGACGCGGCGGTCGATCTTCCAGCGCCGGCTCGGACTAGCATCGCTCGTCGTCGACACGGCGAGCTCCCAGACGTTCTTCTGGGCGACGCCGACGGTCTACGACATCGATCTCGAGGTCGCTCGCGAGATCCAGACGACGAGTCGCAAACGGCTCCAGTCGGCGCTGCGCGAACGCGCTCGAGACGACGACATGGGGTTGTCGCCGGATTTTACCTGA
- a CDS encoding PH domain-containing protein, whose amino-acid sequence MESLHSRIRLLWIAQGAITAIVLGVILAAVDRWLTDVPTAVMAGVVGLALVLGIVYAVRLYQVWQFELQPDALYLERGVVTFVETAVPFVRVQHVDTQFGPIERALGLSSVVVYTAGTRNADVRIPGLTPDRARDLQDTLRELAVESEADDAV is encoded by the coding sequence ATGGAATCGCTTCACTCCCGTATTAGACTGCTCTGGATCGCCCAGGGGGCGATCACGGCGATCGTCCTCGGTGTTATCCTCGCGGCCGTCGACCGATGGCTCACCGACGTCCCGACGGCCGTGATGGCCGGCGTCGTCGGTCTCGCGCTCGTCCTCGGGATCGTCTACGCCGTTCGGCTCTACCAGGTCTGGCAGTTCGAACTCCAGCCGGACGCGCTCTACCTCGAGCGCGGCGTCGTGACGTTCGTCGAAACCGCGGTTCCGTTCGTCCGCGTCCAGCACGTCGACACCCAGTTCGGCCCCATCGAACGAGCGTTGGGGCTCTCGAGCGTGGTCGTCTACACGGCGGGGACGCGAAACGCCGACGTCCGAATCCCGGGTCTGACACCCGATCGCGCCAGAGACCTCCAGGATACGCTTCGTGAACTCGCCGTCGAAAGCGAAGCCGACGACGCGGTCTGA
- a CDS encoding BolA family protein, which translates to MELSDIEDLIEADLEDANATVTHARDEHDDDHLAATVVSPTFEDLPLVQQHQAVYDALGDHMTTDIHALEVSTYTPEEYDEHEA; encoded by the coding sequence ATGGAGCTATCCGACATCGAGGATCTCATCGAAGCGGACCTCGAAGACGCGAACGCGACGGTAACGCACGCCCGCGACGAACACGACGACGATCACCTCGCCGCGACGGTCGTCTCCCCGACGTTCGAGGACCTGCCGCTGGTCCAGCAACACCAGGCGGTCTACGACGCCCTCGGCGACCACATGACGACGGACATTCACGCGCTCGAGGTCTCGACGTACACGCCCGAAGAGTACGACGAGCACGAGGCCTGA
- a CDS encoding DUF7523 family protein — protein MSLAATTRRAAEEHPFLVTALRAGVVNYTGAARFLEVDGETDAIATALRRYAEELPAYECESRDVRVRMESGVGPVGAAAGDTGADDALVSVGGTAFGPGAGDRTAIVAAGAVDATALAETLQRLSIEDIEPAAAAVGAASMIVVVDRLEGANALRAVEGSLERVPTER, from the coding sequence ATGTCACTGGCAGCCACGACCCGGCGCGCCGCCGAGGAGCACCCGTTTCTCGTGACGGCCTTGCGAGCGGGCGTCGTCAACTACACCGGCGCTGCCCGGTTTCTCGAGGTCGACGGGGAGACCGACGCGATCGCCACGGCGCTTCGGCGCTACGCCGAGGAGCTGCCGGCGTACGAGTGCGAGTCGCGCGACGTTAGGGTCAGAATGGAAAGCGGAGTCGGGCCGGTCGGCGCCGCGGCGGGCGATACCGGGGCGGACGACGCACTCGTCTCCGTCGGCGGGACCGCGTTTGGCCCCGGAGCGGGTGATCGGACGGCGATCGTCGCGGCCGGGGCCGTCGACGCGACCGCACTCGCCGAAACCCTACAGCGCCTGTCGATCGAGGACATCGAACCGGCCGCGGCCGCCGTCGGCGCAGCGTCGATGATAGTCGTCGTCGACCGCCTCGAGGGGGCGAACGCGCTTCGGGCGGTCGAGGGTTCGCTCGAACGGGTTCCGACGGAACGATGA
- the cysS gene encoding cysteine--tRNA ligase — MTLHVTNTLTGEKEPFEPQDPENVLLYYCGLTVSDPPHLGHARSWVHVDVMHRWLEYLGYDVRHVENFTDINEKIVARVGEDDLGDDEETVAETYIEQTLSSMRALNLLRAEVYPRVSEHVPEIIDLVETLIEKGYAYESNGSVYFDVASFEEYGKLSNQELDEIESQGDPDERSEKRNPADFALWKAGGVDEGAVHEHRHEGVDHGGEPPEGLTWDSPWGEGRPGWHIECSAMSMTHLGETLDIHVGGRDLVFPHHENEIAQSEAATDERFANYWLHCELFQMGDEKMSSSLGNFVTVEEGVDRLGTNVLRTFLTAGSYNSTQLYADETIAEAEERWDRLERAYDAAVDAVDSTDARTKIVDESFRTAVDEARASFVEAMNDDFNTREAQSALLSIATAVNSHVDDRDEYDYRGLREAVDALEELGSVLGLSFAGETAGTATLAGDVVELVLDVRARERADGNYGRADELRDELEALGIEVQDTDDGASYRLPSGE; from the coding sequence ATGACCCTGCACGTGACGAACACGTTGACGGGCGAGAAAGAGCCGTTCGAGCCACAGGACCCCGAGAACGTTCTGCTCTACTACTGTGGCCTGACGGTCTCGGATCCGCCACACCTGGGCCACGCGCGGTCGTGGGTCCACGTCGACGTCATGCACCGCTGGCTCGAGTACCTCGGCTACGACGTCCGTCACGTCGAGAACTTCACCGATATTAACGAGAAGATCGTCGCCCGCGTCGGCGAGGATGACCTCGGGGACGACGAGGAAACCGTCGCGGAGACCTACATCGAACAGACGCTGTCGAGTATGCGCGCGCTCAATCTCCTGCGGGCGGAGGTCTATCCCCGCGTGTCGGAGCACGTTCCCGAAATCATCGACCTCGTCGAGACCCTGATCGAGAAGGGCTACGCCTACGAGTCCAACGGCTCGGTCTACTTCGACGTCGCCAGCTTCGAGGAGTACGGCAAACTCTCGAATCAGGAACTCGATGAGATCGAGTCACAGGGTGACCCCGACGAGCGCAGCGAGAAGCGCAATCCGGCGGACTTCGCGCTCTGGAAGGCCGGCGGCGTCGACGAGGGTGCCGTCCACGAGCACCGACACGAGGGCGTCGACCACGGGGGCGAACCGCCCGAGGGACTGACCTGGGACTCGCCGTGGGGCGAGGGGCGACCCGGCTGGCACATCGAGTGCTCGGCCATGAGCATGACCCACCTCGGCGAGACGCTCGATATCCACGTCGGCGGCCGCGACCTCGTCTTTCCCCACCACGAAAACGAGATCGCCCAGTCCGAGGCCGCGACGGACGAGCGCTTTGCCAACTACTGGCTCCACTGTGAACTGTTCCAGATGGGCGACGAGAAGATGTCCTCGAGTCTCGGCAACTTCGTCACCGTCGAGGAGGGCGTCGACCGGCTGGGAACGAACGTCCTGCGGACCTTCCTCACCGCGGGATCTTACAACAGCACACAGCTCTACGCCGACGAGACGATCGCCGAGGCCGAAGAGCGCTGGGATCGACTCGAGCGGGCCTACGACGCGGCCGTCGACGCGGTGGACTCCACCGACGCGAGGACAAAAATCGTCGACGAGTCGTTCCGGACGGCGGTCGACGAGGCCCGCGCGTCGTTCGTCGAGGCGATGAACGACGACTTCAACACGCGAGAGGCGCAGTCGGCGCTGCTGTCCATCGCGACGGCGGTGAACTCACACGTCGACGACCGCGATGAGTACGACTACCGCGGACTCCGAGAAGCCGTCGACGCGCTTGAGGAACTCGGCTCCGTCCTCGGTCTCTCGTTCGCGGGTGAGACGGCGGGTACGGCAACCCTCGCCGGCGACGTGGTCGAACTCGTCCTCGACGTGCGCGCTCGAGAGCGTGCGGACGGCAACTACGGCCGCGCCGACGAGTTACGCGACGAACTCGAGGCGCTCGGCATCGAGGTCCAGGACACGGACGACGGCGCGAGCTATCGACTGCCGTCCGGCGAGTGA
- a CDS encoding DUF6517 family protein: MNRRLFVATIAAGAVGTSAGCLSGIINDATTFEAFPVRVSTAAADEAGYEYKGTRKRVEEREFAGESVEVTNYLSEYTRTLELPLDAFGSETEAGVFALISTPQVSVAGESFNPVGEMSTAELAEHVQNQYDKLEIGSNIGGRALEPDELDVRVSFDTYEGAATLHGEQEINVLVDIAQPDHDSDHLVLIGVYPDEEGFSAESEQGRIDTMVAGLEHSDDVDVDIVEEDGDGGDNETDENE; the protein is encoded by the coding sequence ATGAATCGACGACTGTTCGTTGCCACGATCGCGGCTGGAGCGGTGGGTACCTCGGCGGGCTGTCTCAGCGGCATCATCAACGACGCCACGACGTTCGAGGCGTTCCCGGTCCGAGTGTCCACGGCCGCCGCGGACGAGGCCGGGTACGAATACAAAGGGACCAGGAAACGAGTCGAAGAGCGCGAGTTCGCCGGCGAAAGCGTCGAGGTGACGAACTATCTCAGCGAGTACACCCGGACCCTCGAGCTCCCGCTCGATGCCTTCGGATCGGAGACGGAAGCCGGCGTCTTTGCACTCATCTCGACGCCACAGGTCAGCGTCGCGGGCGAGAGCTTCAATCCCGTCGGCGAGATGTCCACGGCGGAACTCGCCGAACACGTCCAGAACCAGTACGACAAACTCGAGATCGGGAGTAACATCGGCGGTCGAGCCCTCGAACCCGACGAACTCGACGTGCGGGTCTCGTTCGATACCTACGAAGGAGCAGCGACGCTACACGGCGAGCAAGAGATCAATGTGCTCGTCGATATCGCCCAGCCGGATCACGATTCCGACCACCTCGTACTCATCGGCGTCTATCCCGACGAAGAGGGGTTTTCGGCAGAATCCGAACAGGGGCGAATCGATACCATGGTCGCCGGCCTCGAGCACAGCGACGACGTAGACGTCGATATCGTCGAGGAGGATGGAGACGGCGGCGACAACGAGACGGACGAAAACGAGTAG
- a CDS encoding presenilin family intramembrane aspartyl protease PSH, translated as MNHRTRVLLAVGLTVVLFLGVQLGALALIEPFHDSDRQAVEDPDDPANSVVYFAIILVATALMLVTFKYDVQWLIKAMIIGVSVMLAWFVFAELVPPAVTVGGVNAVAALAAVGIGAALLFYPEWYVIDSTGVVMGAGAAALFGISFGLLPAILLLSVLAVYDAISVYGTEHMLDLAEGVMDLKIPVVLVIPTTLSYSYLAAGSTDGVLEDESGDETDSASAEATPTDSTSTTAANGGPSTSDTDATGDDARTDADAEIDGTDPDEGGMERDALFIGLGDAVIPTILVASAAYFLDVGTIDVPGIALNVPALGALVGTIAGLLVLMFMVLKGRPHAGLPLLNGGAIGGYLLGALASGLSLMTALGL; from the coding sequence ATGAATCATCGGACGCGGGTCCTCCTCGCCGTCGGTCTGACGGTGGTGCTCTTTCTCGGTGTCCAGCTCGGTGCGCTGGCGCTGATCGAGCCCTTCCACGATTCGGATCGACAGGCGGTCGAGGACCCCGACGACCCGGCCAACAGCGTGGTGTACTTCGCCATTATTCTCGTCGCGACCGCCCTCATGCTCGTGACGTTCAAGTACGACGTCCAGTGGCTCATCAAGGCCATGATCATCGGCGTCAGCGTGATGCTCGCGTGGTTCGTCTTCGCCGAACTCGTCCCGCCCGCGGTCACCGTCGGCGGAGTCAACGCCGTCGCCGCGCTCGCCGCCGTCGGGATCGGGGCAGCCCTCCTGTTCTATCCGGAGTGGTACGTCATCGACAGCACCGGGGTGGTGATGGGGGCCGGTGCGGCCGCCCTGTTCGGGATCAGCTTCGGACTCCTGCCGGCCATCCTGTTGCTGTCCGTCCTCGCCGTCTACGACGCCATCAGCGTCTACGGGACCGAGCACATGCTCGATCTCGCCGAGGGCGTGATGGACCTCAAGATCCCCGTCGTCCTCGTGATCCCGACGACCCTCTCGTACTCCTACCTCGCCGCGGGCAGCACCGACGGCGTCCTCGAGGACGAATCGGGCGACGAGACGGATTCGGCTTCTGCAGAGGCGACTCCCACGGACTCGACGTCCACCACCGCAGCCAACGGCGGGCCATCGACGAGTGATACGGACGCCACCGGCGATGACGCCCGAACCGATGCCGACGCCGAAATTGACGGGACCGATCCCGACGAGGGCGGCATGGAACGTGACGCGCTGTTCATCGGCCTCGGCGACGCCGTCATCCCGACGATTCTCGTCGCGAGCGCGGCGTACTTCCTCGACGTCGGCACGATCGACGTTCCGGGAATCGCGCTGAACGTTCCCGCCCTCGGCGCACTCGTCGGCACGATCGCCGGCCTGCTCGTCCTCATGTTCATGGTTCTCAAGGGGCGACCCCACGCGGGACTGCCGCTGCTCAACGGCGGCGCGATCGGCGGCTACCTCCTCGGCGCGCTCGCGAGCGGGCTGTCGCTTATGACGGCGCTCGGCCTGTAA
- a CDS encoding H/ACA ribonucleoprotein complex subunit GAR1: protein MRRVGSVVRTAQGLAVLRTDDTDDSGSGGADGGANSDSALRNEIGTMVLDDSLEEVGRVVDVFGPVERPYLAVTPDAGVHLPSLVGSPLYAR from the coding sequence ATGCGCCGGGTTGGATCGGTCGTCCGTACCGCACAGGGCCTCGCCGTGTTGCGGACGGACGACACCGACGATAGCGGATCCGGTGGTGCCGACGGCGGGGCGAACTCCGATAGCGCGCTCCGAAACGAGATCGGGACGATGGTCTTAGACGACTCCCTCGAGGAGGTCGGCCGCGTCGTCGACGTCTTCGGGCCGGTCGAGCGCCCCTATCTCGCGGTGACGCCCGACGCCGGCGTTCACCTGCCGTCGCTCGTGGGATCGCCACTGTACGCTCGATAG